Proteins found in one Seonamhaeicola sp. S2-3 genomic segment:
- a CDS encoding ABC transporter permease, whose translation MKRFIGFIKKEYYHIFRDRRSLFILFGMPIAQILLFGFAITNEINNVDIAILDHSKDATTTEIINKISASKYFSVKQIIDKESDIESVFQKGHVKAVLNFEKNFSKHIIKENKATVQIITDATDPNTANTISNYVNAILQHYQKHLNKDITIAYQIIPETRMVYNPELKSVYMFVPGVMTIILMLVSAMMTSISITREKELGTMEILLVSPLKPIQVIVGKVFPYIFLSIINAIVIVVLGIFIFKMPVQGSLFLLALESILFIITALALGILISTVSATQQTAMMISLMGLMLPVILLSGFIFPISSMPIPLQIISNIIPAKWFIIIIKGIMLKGVGMQFIWKETLILLGMTVFFIALSVKKYKIRLE comes from the coding sequence ATGAAAAGATTCATAGGTTTTATAAAAAAAGAGTACTACCATATTTTTAGAGACAGACGTTCGTTGTTTATTCTCTTTGGTATGCCTATTGCCCAAATTTTACTCTTTGGTTTCGCCATTACCAATGAAATCAATAATGTTGATATTGCTATTTTAGACCATTCTAAAGACGCTACTACAACAGAAATCATCAATAAAATATCAGCCTCAAAGTATTTCAGTGTTAAACAAATCATTGATAAAGAATCTGATATAGAATCGGTGTTTCAAAAAGGACATGTAAAGGCTGTTTTAAATTTTGAAAAAAATTTTAGTAAACATATTATTAAAGAAAATAAAGCAACAGTTCAAATTATAACAGATGCCACAGACCCAAATACTGCAAACACTATAAGTAATTATGTGAATGCTATTTTACAGCACTATCAAAAACATCTAAATAAAGATATCACAATAGCTTACCAAATTATTCCAGAAACACGCATGGTTTATAATCCAGAATTAAAAAGCGTGTACATGTTTGTTCCTGGAGTAATGACTATTATTTTGATGTTGGTTTCTGCAATGATGACTTCAATTTCTATTACAAGAGAAAAGGAATTAGGCACTATGGAAATCCTTTTGGTATCGCCATTAAAACCCATTCAGGTAATTGTTGGTAAAGTGTTTCCTTATATTTTTCTATCAATTATTAATGCTATAGTAATTGTAGTATTAGGTATTTTTATTTTTAAAATGCCCGTTCAAGGAAGTTTATTTTTATTAGCGCTAGAGAGTATTTTATTTATTATTACGGCATTAGCGCTAGGTATTTTAATATCAACAGTTTCTGCAACGCAACAAACGGCTATGATGATTTCGTTAATGGGGCTCATGCTTCCGGTGATATTATTGTCTGGATTTATTTTCCCTATTTCTAGTATGCCTATACCTTTACAAATTATAAGCAACATAATACCTGCAAAATGGTTCATCATCATTATTAAAGGTATTATGCTAAAAGGTGTTGGCATGCAATTTATATGGAAAGAAACCTTGATTTTATTGGGTATGACTGTGTTTTTTATTGCTTTGAGTGTGAAGAAATATAAAATTAGATTGGAATAA
- a CDS encoding TetR/AcrR family transcriptional regulator — MTRIKDKNTEQQILTAAKEVFQTKGMDGARMQEIADKAGINKAMLHYYYRSKQMLFEAVFKNAFSLLAPQLNAILNDDSTIEDKIRNFTSNYIAFIIKHPYLPNFIIQELNRNQDFILKLKDNKSFPNLENFKKQVEEEVSKGIIKPISGEQLFINIISLNVFPFVGKPLVMALANVSNDTYKQLMEDRKTEVANFIINSIKHS; from the coding sequence ATGACGAGGATAAAAGATAAAAACACAGAGCAACAAATACTTACGGCAGCAAAAGAGGTGTTTCAAACTAAAGGAATGGATGGCGCACGTATGCAAGAAATAGCAGATAAAGCGGGTATTAATAAAGCTATGCTTCATTATTATTATAGAAGTAAACAGATGTTATTTGAGGCTGTTTTTAAAAATGCCTTTTCTTTATTAGCACCTCAATTAAATGCTATTTTAAATGATGATTCTACTATTGAAGATAAGATTAGAAACTTCACTTCAAACTATATCGCGTTCATTATTAAACATCCATATTTACCAAATTTCATCATTCAAGAGCTCAATAGAAATCAAGATTTTATTCTAAAACTAAAAGACAATAAAAGTTTTCCCAATTTAGAAAACTTTAAAAAGCAAGTAGAAGAAGAAGTTAGTAAAGGGATTATAAAACCTATAAGTGGAGAGCAATTATTCATAAATATTATTTCGCTTAATGTTTTTCCGTTTGTGGGCAAACCTTTGGTAATGGCATTAGCCAATGTAAGTAATGATACCTACAAACAGCTTATGGAAGACCGAAAAACAGAAGTGGCCAATTTTATTATCAATTCAATAAAGCATTCATAA
- a CDS encoding ABC transporter ATP-binding protein: protein MNSNNVIQVEELTKMFGDFTAVNAISFEVKKGEIFGFLGANGAGKTTAMKMLIGISNPTSGKANVAGFDVYSNAEDIKKNIGYMSQKFALYDDLTVRENIIFFGGIYGLSRKLIKEKSDVLIEELGLQSVSNKLVGALPLGWKQKLSFSVSLIHNPKIVFLDEPTGGVDPITRRQFWELIYKAANQGTTVFVTTHYMDEAEYCDRVSIMVNGKIEALDTPKKLKVQFNVDNMNDVFLKLAR from the coding sequence ATGAATAGTAATAACGTTATACAAGTAGAAGAGTTAACCAAAATGTTTGGTGATTTTACGGCAGTAAATGCCATCTCTTTTGAAGTTAAAAAAGGTGAGATTTTTGGATTTTTAGGAGCCAATGGCGCAGGAAAAACTACCGCAATGAAAATGCTAATTGGCATTTCTAATCCAACTTCTGGTAAGGCTAATGTAGCTGGATTTGATGTGTATTCTAATGCCGAAGACATTAAGAAAAATATTGGCTATATGAGCCAGAAATTTGCTTTGTATGACGATTTAACGGTGAGAGAAAATATTATTTTTTTTGGAGGTATTTACGGGTTGTCTAGAAAGCTAATTAAGGAAAAATCAGATGTCTTAATTGAAGAATTAGGCTTGCAAAGTGTTTCTAATAAATTGGTTGGGGCTTTACCATTGGGATGGAAACAGAAACTATCCTTTTCAGTGTCCTTAATTCATAATCCTAAAATTGTGTTTTTAGATGAGCCTACTGGAGGCGTAGATCCAATAACCAGACGTCAGTTTTGGGAGTTAATATATAAAGCCGCCAACCAAGGAACAACCGTTTTCGTTACTACTCATTACATGGATGAAGCCGAATATTGCGACCGTGTTTCCATTATGGTAAACGGAAAAATTGAAGCTCTAGATACACCAAAAAAATTGAAGGTACAGTTTAATGTAGATAATATGAATGATGTGTTTTTGAAATTGGCGAGATAG
- a CDS encoding 5'(3')-deoxyribonucleotidase, whose translation MTIFVDMDDVLTDTYGKHIELYNKEHQQKLSLAHIESGEVWQNVPETHKESILQHAYKKGFFRDLKPIKDAIQVMEALYKKHEVYIATAATQFPNSLQEKSDWLDQYMPFITWEHRIMCGHKFILRGDLLIDDRTYNLEKFEGDTLLFNSPHNVGETGYTRVSSWLEIAERLL comes from the coding sequence ATGACAATATTTGTAGATATGGACGATGTACTTACCGACACTTATGGTAAGCACATAGAGTTATATAATAAAGAGCACCAACAAAAACTTTCACTTGCTCATATTGAATCTGGCGAAGTATGGCAAAACGTACCAGAAACACATAAAGAAAGCATCTTACAACATGCATATAAAAAAGGCTTTTTTAGAGATTTAAAACCTATTAAAGATGCTATTCAGGTTATGGAAGCGCTATACAAAAAACATGAGGTTTATATAGCTACTGCGGCTACACAATTCCCTAATTCATTACAAGAAAAAAGTGATTGGTTAGACCAGTATATGCCTTTTATTACTTGGGAACATCGCATCATGTGTGGTCATAAATTCATCTTAAGAGGTGATTTATTAATTGATGATAGAACCTACAATCTTGAAAAATTTGAAGGCGACACCCTACTCTTTAATTCGCCTCATAATGTTGGCGAAACAGGCTACACCAGAGTTTCTAGTTGGTTAGAAATAGCCGAACGTTTATTGTAA
- a CDS encoding HlyD family secretion protein → MKNHTYILAMALLTITLFSCGNGNDKADGYGNFEATEVTISAENNGKLMQFNINEGDVLKKNQFIGYIDTIPLALKREQLQVSKAIISSKSKGVLSQISVLNSKLKTANINKNRVENLIKENAGTQKQLDDVEGEIDVIKNQIRSVEIQNAPVVNELKSIDVQLKQIDDQIQKSKIINPINGTVLTKYAEPNEITAFGKPLYKIANLNIMQLRVYVSETQLVNIKIGQKVTVKVDDGDAMKSYSGTISWIASEAEFTPKIIQTKEERVALVYAVKIDVKNDGSLKIGMPAELWLN, encoded by the coding sequence ATGAAAAACCACACATATATACTAGCAATGGCGCTATTAACTATTACGCTATTTTCTTGCGGAAATGGCAATGATAAAGCTGATGGTTATGGCAATTTTGAAGCCACAGAAGTTACAATTTCAGCCGAAAATAACGGAAAGCTAATGCAGTTTAATATTAATGAAGGTGATGTACTTAAAAAGAACCAGTTTATAGGTTATATTGACACCATTCCATTGGCTTTAAAACGCGAACAACTACAAGTGTCTAAAGCTATCATTAGCTCTAAATCTAAAGGTGTTTTGTCTCAGATTTCGGTATTAAATTCAAAATTAAAAACAGCTAACATCAACAAAAATAGAGTTGAAAATTTAATAAAAGAAAATGCTGGAACGCAAAAGCAATTAGATGATGTTGAGGGTGAAATTGATGTAATTAAAAATCAAATTCGAAGTGTAGAAATTCAAAACGCTCCTGTGGTTAATGAATTAAAATCAATTGACGTTCAGCTAAAACAGATTGATGACCAAATTCAAAAGAGTAAAATTATAAATCCTATAAACGGTACGGTGTTAACCAAATATGCCGAACCAAATGAAATTACCGCTTTTGGAAAACCACTTTATAAAATAGCTAATTTAAATATCATGCAACTACGTGTTTATGTGAGTGAAACCCAATTGGTAAATATAAAAATAGGACAAAAAGTAACTGTAAAAGTTGATGATGGAGACGCTATGAAATCTTATAGTGGTACAATTAGTTGGATAGCATCAGAAGCTGAATTTACGCCAAAAATTATTCAAACTAAAGAAGAACGTGTTGCTTTGGTTTATGCTGTAAAAATAGATGTTAAAAACGATGGTAGCCTAAAAATTGGCATGCCAGCAGAATTGTGGCTAAACTAA
- a CDS encoding TolC family protein, with product MKFLLVILISIITGSAYAQKAITLEECYNLVTKNYPLAKQTQLLENQYQLDAEAIAATKLPQLNLGAQATYQSDVIEIPVSSVAPLNKDQYRATLSANQLIYNGGLTNASLHLKSAQLKTKQKQIEVSLYQLKQQINQLYFSILLAQESELLLKAKQSQLEAKLKEVVSGIKYGVILPASDNVLKAELLKISQQLLELKSNKTALIETLSSLINKPLPSSTLFQNPSIETQLQDDLNRPELELFQLKKEEIAQSETLISKQNAPQLSGFATGGYGNPGLNMLDNSFQTFYTVGVKLNWNVFDWNSKKKQRQSLAINKEIVDTETETFKLNTNIELNKQQKEIEKIQAIITSDEAIINLRKEVLQTADSQLKNGVITSSDYITELTNLYQDENTLVRHKIQLQLAKANYNIIKGQ from the coding sequence ATGAAATTTTTACTAGTCATTTTAATTAGCATAATAACCGGTTCTGCTTATGCCCAAAAAGCAATCACATTAGAGGAATGTTACAACTTGGTAACTAAAAACTACCCTTTAGCTAAACAGACGCAATTATTAGAAAATCAGTATCAATTAGATGCAGAAGCCATTGCAGCAACAAAACTACCACAATTAAATCTTGGTGCGCAAGCAACCTATCAATCCGATGTTATTGAAATACCAGTTTCATCTGTAGCCCCCTTAAATAAAGACCAATACCGCGCTACATTATCGGCAAATCAACTAATTTATAATGGCGGATTAACAAATGCCTCATTACATCTAAAATCTGCTCAACTTAAAACAAAACAAAAACAGATTGAGGTGAGTTTGTACCAATTAAAACAACAAATAAACCAACTGTATTTCTCTATTTTATTAGCTCAGGAATCAGAATTGTTGCTAAAAGCCAAACAATCGCAATTAGAAGCAAAACTAAAAGAAGTGGTTTCTGGTATTAAATATGGTGTTATTTTACCAGCTTCTGATAACGTTTTAAAAGCCGAATTATTAAAAATTAGTCAACAATTACTTGAACTGAAAAGCAATAAAACAGCTCTCATTGAAACGCTTTCAAGTTTAATAAATAAACCGTTACCATCTTCCACCCTATTTCAAAATCCTAGTATTGAAACACAATTACAAGATGATTTAAACAGACCTGAATTAGAATTATTTCAGCTTAAAAAAGAAGAAATTGCACAATCTGAAACATTAATTTCTAAACAAAATGCGCCACAGCTATCAGGTTTTGCAACTGGTGGATATGGTAATCCAGGGTTGAATATGTTAGATAATTCCTTTCAAACATTTTATACCGTTGGGGTTAAATTAAATTGGAATGTCTTTGATTGGAACTCAAAGAAAAAGCAGCGTCAATCTTTAGCCATTAATAAAGAAATTGTAGATACCGAAACAGAAACATTTAAACTCAATACCAACATAGAACTTAACAAACAACAAAAAGAGATAGAGAAAATACAAGCCATTATAACATCAGACGAAGCTATAATCAACCTTAGAAAAGAGGTACTACAAACCGCCGATTCGCAACTTAAAAATGGTGTAATTACGTCTTCAGATTACATAACAGAACTTACCAATTTATACCAAGATGAAAACACTTTGGTTAGGCATAAAATACAATTACAACTCGCTAAAGCGAATTACAATATTATTAAAGGACAATAA
- a CDS encoding ABC transporter ATP-binding protein yields MSISVKHISKSYKSVNALQDISFEVKKGELFGLIGPDGAGKTTLFRILTTLLFADKGTATVAGYNVVSEYKNIRNSVGYMPGKFSLYQDLTVEENLNFFATIFGTTIEENYDLIKDIYVQIEPFKDRRAGKLSGGMKQKLALSCALIHKPKVLFLDEPTTGVDPVSRKEFWDMLKRLQQKEITILVSTPYMDEAALCDRIALIQDGKILEIDTPKAIVKHYQKPIYNVSANNMYRLINSLNEYEHNHSVYPFGEFVHYTDSRADFNPKQLQLYLESKNLSNIHIEKTKATIEDTFMELAK; encoded by the coding sequence ATGAGTATTTCTGTAAAACATATTAGTAAATCTTATAAAAGTGTAAATGCCTTACAAGATATCTCTTTTGAAGTTAAAAAAGGTGAACTCTTTGGGCTTATTGGTCCTGATGGCGCAGGAAAAACTACGTTATTTAGGATATTGACTACCCTGTTATTTGCAGATAAGGGTACAGCAACTGTTGCTGGTTACAATGTGGTTTCAGAATACAAAAACATAAGAAACAGTGTTGGCTATATGCCTGGGAAATTTTCATTGTATCAAGATTTAACGGTTGAAGAAAACTTAAACTTTTTTGCAACCATTTTTGGAACTACTATAGAAGAAAATTACGATTTAATAAAAGACATCTATGTTCAAATAGAACCGTTTAAAGACCGTCGTGCAGGAAAGCTATCAGGTGGTATGAAACAAAAACTCGCCTTAAGTTGTGCATTAATACATAAACCTAAAGTACTTTTTTTAGACGAGCCTACCACTGGAGTTGATCCCGTATCGCGTAAAGAATTTTGGGACATGCTTAAGCGCTTACAGCAAAAAGAAATTACCATTTTGGTTTCAACACCTTATATGGATGAAGCAGCTTTATGTGATAGAATAGCACTTATTCAAGACGGAAAAATTTTGGAAATAGATACGCCTAAAGCCATTGTTAAGCACTATCAAAAGCCAATTTACAATGTTAGTGCCAATAATATGTATAGGCTCATCAATAGTTTAAATGAATATGAACACAATCATAGTGTGTACCCTTTTGGCGAGTTTGTGCATTATACAGATAGTAGAGCTGATTTTAATCCTAAACAATTACAACTGTATTTAGAAAGCAAAAACTTATCAAATATACATATAGAAAAAACCAAAGCCACTATTGAAGATACCTTTATGGAATTAGCAAAATGA
- a CDS encoding patatin-like phospholipase family protein yields the protein MSLSSILSGKKVGLVLSGGGVKGVAHVGIIKALLERDIHPDIVSGASAGAIVGALYANGTSPSDMISFFKDTPLFKYSHFTIYKPGLFDTDKYFTSFKKYFPINEFEGLKKQLYVVATNLQTGQSQFFHKGELLQKVLASAALPPVFSPVNIDGQLYADGGIMNNFPIEPLIDTSNFIIGAYTTAFKEVEKGMLKNSLQLSQRANLLMLHANVKSKLHIPNLLFMPENLDSIGVLDKRGIEKSYNIGYDYASKLLDNAFNNF from the coding sequence ATGAGTTTAAGTTCAATATTATCCGGAAAAAAAGTAGGTTTGGTGTTATCTGGCGGTGGTGTAAAAGGGGTGGCACACGTTGGTATTATTAAAGCTTTATTAGAAAGAGATATACACCCAGATATTGTTTCTGGAGCTAGTGCTGGAGCTATTGTTGGTGCACTTTATGCTAATGGCACTAGCCCATCAGATATGATTTCTTTTTTTAAAGACACCCCTTTATTTAAATACAGCCATTTTACTATATACAAACCAGGACTTTTTGATACCGATAAATACTTTACATCATTTAAAAAATATTTTCCAATAAATGAGTTTGAAGGTTTAAAAAAGCAATTATATGTGGTTGCTACCAATTTACAAACCGGACAATCTCAGTTTTTTCATAAAGGCGAATTATTACAAAAAGTACTAGCCTCTGCTGCGCTACCTCCTGTTTTTAGTCCGGTTAATATAGACGGACAACTTTATGCAGATGGAGGTATTATGAATAATTTCCCTATTGAGCCATTAATTGATACATCTAATTTTATAATTGGTGCCTATACAACAGCTTTTAAAGAAGTTGAAAAAGGAATGCTTAAAAATTCATTGCAATTATCTCAAAGAGCTAACCTATTAATGCTTCACGCCAATGTTAAAAGTAAGTTACACATTCCAAATCTTCTTTTTATGCCAGAAAATCTCGATTCTATTGGAGTTTTAGATAAACGTGGTATTGAAAAGTCCTATAATATTGGATATGACTATGCCTCAAAATTACTTGACAATGCGTTTAATAATTTTTAG
- a CDS encoding YgjV family protein, whose amino-acid sequence MNILAETLGYLAIAAGFYAVTKKEMSGFRLWHLISSFFYVIYGVFLYSGPLIISGAIFCVIHIHHLRKMKQKKDPKNFGPNSKCSSC is encoded by the coding sequence ATGAATATACTCGCTGAAACTTTAGGTTACCTTGCAATTGCAGCAGGATTTTACGCTGTAACAAAAAAGGAAATGTCAGGATTTAGATTGTGGCATTTAATTTCAAGTTTCTTTTATGTTATTTATGGTGTGTTTTTGTATTCTGGTCCCTTAATTATTTCTGGTGCTATATTTTGTGTTATTCATATTCATCACTTACGAAAAATGAAACAAAAAAAAGACCCAAAAAACTTTGGGCCAAATTCAAAATGTTCGTCTTGTTAA
- a CDS encoding NAD(P)H-binding protein: protein MKIAVTSVSGQLGAAIANQLIKTIGKANVVGIARTPEKAQHLGIEIRKGDYNSREQFNEALVGMDAVLLVSGMDAPDKRIEQHRNVIEAAKQNKVAKIVYTSIIGAEKGSAFSPIVQSNRQTETDIKNSGLDFVIGRNSIYIEPDLEYIDTYVKEGEIRNSAGTGKCTYTSREALAVAYTKMLTEEKHNGNTYNLAGEAITQAELANYINTVYGTNLSYNAISVDAYTKERQEALGEFLGTVIGGIYESMRNGAYDVKSDYQKVVGEPHPSALELIKAYKATSN from the coding sequence ATGAAAATAGCAGTCACATCGGTAAGCGGACAATTAGGCGCAGCCATAGCAAATCAATTAATTAAAACCATAGGAAAAGCTAATGTGGTAGGAATTGCACGTACACCAGAAAAAGCGCAGCATTTAGGAATTGAAATTAGAAAAGGCGATTACAACAGTCGCGAACAATTTAACGAAGCCTTAGTTGGTATGGATGCTGTGTTGCTAGTTTCTGGTATGGATGCACCAGATAAACGTATTGAACAACACCGCAATGTTATTGAAGCGGCTAAACAAAACAAAGTAGCTAAAATTGTTTATACCAGTATTATTGGTGCCGAAAAAGGTTCAGCGTTTAGCCCAATAGTACAAAGTAACCGCCAAACAGAAACAGACATTAAAAACTCTGGTTTAGACTTTGTTATTGGAAGAAATAGCATTTACATTGAACCCGATTTAGAATACATTGATACTTATGTAAAAGAAGGAGAAATAAGAAATTCTGCCGGAACAGGCAAGTGTACCTACACTAGCAGAGAGGCTTTAGCAGTAGCTTATACCAAAATGCTTACAGAAGAAAAACATAACGGAAACACTTATAATTTAGCAGGCGAAGCCATTACGCAAGCAGAACTTGCAAATTATATCAATACAGTATATGGCACTAATTTAAGCTATAACGCTATTTCTGTTGATGCTTATACTAAAGAACGCCAAGAAGCATTGGGTGAATTTTTAGGCACTGTAATTGGTGGTATTTATGAAAGTATGCGCAATGGTGCTTATGATGTTAAAAGTGATTACCAAAAAGTTGTAGGTGAACCACATCCAAGTGCTTTAGAACTGATTAAAGCGTATAAAGCAACTTCAAATTAA
- a CDS encoding ABC transporter permease: protein MKTILYIIQKEFKQIFRNKGMLPIIFVMPLLQLLILSNAATFEIKNIKFGYIDNNHTSTSRALVEKFNASTYFNVLKNFSSETLANSAMLKGEVDVVLEIPPYFERDLQNDKHNSLGVTINAIDGAAAGVINVYVSQIIQQFNQQIKVDLFQVSDKQIQVSNINTIPLFWYNKTLNYKTYMVPGILVLLVTMITLFLSGMNIVREKEIGTLEQINVTPIKKSQFIIGKLFPFWVIGMGLLTIGLTIAKLIFNVPMLGSLSLMYLYTSIYILVVLGIGLFISNFTETQQQAMFISWFFTVIFILMSGLFTPIESMPKWAQMITEFNPIKYFVEVMRMVMLKGSGLIDILPQLLKTLLYALIMNGLAVWSYKKTT, encoded by the coding sequence ATGAAAACCATTTTATACATCATACAAAAAGAGTTTAAGCAAATCTTTAGAAATAAAGGGATGCTGCCAATTATTTTTGTAATGCCACTACTCCAACTACTTATTTTATCTAATGCAGCTACGTTTGAGATTAAAAACATCAAATTTGGATATATAGATAACAATCATACATCAACATCAAGAGCATTAGTGGAAAAATTTAATGCCTCAACGTATTTTAATGTTTTAAAAAACTTTTCGTCGGAAACTCTAGCTAATTCCGCCATGTTAAAAGGTGAAGTAGATGTTGTTTTAGAAATTCCACCTTATTTTGAACGCGATTTACAAAACGACAAACACAATAGTTTAGGTGTAACTATTAATGCCATTGATGGTGCTGCAGCTGGTGTAATAAACGTTTATGTTTCGCAAATCATTCAACAATTTAATCAACAAATAAAAGTAGACTTATTTCAAGTTTCTGATAAACAAATACAGGTTTCAAACATAAATACCATTCCGTTATTTTGGTACAATAAAACACTTAACTATAAAACCTATATGGTTCCTGGTATATTGGTTTTATTAGTAACCATGATTACTTTGTTTTTATCAGGAATGAATATTGTAAGAGAAAAAGAAATAGGCACTTTAGAGCAAATTAATGTAACGCCAATTAAAAAAAGCCAGTTTATTATTGGTAAACTTTTTCCATTTTGGGTAATTGGTATGGGATTGTTAACCATAGGTTTAACTATTGCAAAACTCATTTTTAATGTACCAATGCTTGGTAGCTTATCTCTAATGTATTTATACACCTCTATCTATATTTTGGTGGTTTTAGGTATTGGTTTGTTTATCTCAAATTTTACAGAAACCCAACAGCAGGCCATGTTTATTTCTTGGTTTTTTACCGTGATTTTTATTTTAATGAGTGGTTTATTTACACCTATTGAAAGTATGCCAAAATGGGCTCAAATGATTACCGAATTTAACCCTATAAAATACTTTGTAGAAGTGATGCGTATGGTAATGTTAAAAGGTTCTGGACTTATAGATATTCTTCCTCAGTTATTAAAAACCTTGCTGTATGCATTAATTATGAATGGGTTAGCCGTTTGGAGCTACAAGAAAACAACATGA
- a CDS encoding MarR family transcriptional regulator, whose amino-acid sequence MNDFLIALEYEGITSRLKRLSDTLLYSTKDLYKSEGLDIDPNWNLIFRLLQEHSELTITEMADTLQFSHPAVIKIVKKMKKRGYINSYADKDDKRKQVLSLTDKAHQHIKTFEAYWTAGTEVVEDLLADSPNLLDELTKIEEKVNQLDYKQRVLLKLEK is encoded by the coding sequence ATGAATGATTTTTTAATAGCATTAGAGTATGAAGGCATTACAAGTAGATTAAAACGCTTAAGTGATACTTTACTATACAGCACTAAAGACTTATACAAATCTGAAGGTTTAGATATAGATCCAAACTGGAATTTAATATTTAGACTTCTACAAGAACATAGTGAATTAACCATAACAGAAATGGCAGATACTTTACAATTTTCGCATCCAGCAGTAATTAAGATTGTTAAGAAGATGAAAAAACGTGGTTACATAAATTCTTATGCAGATAAAGACGATAAACGTAAGCAGGTATTATCGTTAACCGATAAAGCGCATCAACATATAAAAACGTTTGAAGCCTATTGGACTGCAGGTACAGAAGTGGTAGAAGATCTTTTAGCCGACAGCCCTAATTTGCTAGACGAATTAACCAAAATTGAAGAAAAAGTAAACCAATTAGATTATAAACAACGTGTATTATTAAAATTAGAAAAGTGA
- a CDS encoding aspartate/glutamate racemase family protein, whose protein sequence is MSDSKLVVLGLGSRSTAFYLQALNQEYNTKFGGYSTCPLVLYNTNFHAINTLLPKPSKALETVLQPVFKSIQSFQASHVLIPNITLHETIDGLLIPEQIIHPIHLTINAIKAKQLKKVVVFGSIYTMTSHYIKDAFNAHNIDVILPDASEMHLIDSVRQAVYNHTETKTLMDSYYKLCRTYALKHTIILACTELSILKAKNNAIIDMAQLQIENTIKLLSK, encoded by the coding sequence ATGAGTGATAGCAAACTAGTGGTTTTAGGATTAGGAAGTCGGTCAACAGCCTTTTATTTACAAGCACTTAACCAAGAATACAACACCAAATTTGGTGGTTATAGCACCTGTCCGTTAGTATTATATAACACTAATTTTCATGCTATAAACACTTTACTACCTAAACCTTCAAAAGCTTTAGAAACGGTATTGCAACCCGTGTTTAAATCTATTCAATCATTTCAAGCTTCGCATGTATTAATACCTAATATTACATTACACGAAACAATAGATGGTTTGTTAATTCCAGAACAAATTATCCACCCTATCCATCTAACAATAAATGCTATTAAGGCTAAACAATTAAAAAAAGTTGTGGTGTTTGGTTCTATATATACCATGACATCGCATTATATTAAAGATGCTTTTAATGCTCATAATATAGATGTTATTCTACCAGATGCATCAGAAATGCACTTGATTGATTCTGTAAGACAAGCAGTTTATAATCATACCGAAACAAAAACATTAATGGATTCATATTACAAGTTATGCCGTACTTACGCATTAAAGCATACCATTATTTTGGCATGTACAGAACTATCAATTCTTAAAGCGAAAAACAACGCTATTATTGATATGGCACAACTGCAAATAGAAAACACTATTAAACTGCTGTCTAAATAG